A genomic segment from Thermostichus lividus PCC 6715 encodes:
- a CDS encoding GumC family protein, which yields MATVTYVVLNPPSYEARFRLLVEPTRTTLPDSPAAATEGIAGTLPESQPALPPPIPTQSDVETQIVVLGSDKVLAPVAEQMQTSTHDLSQRLTIRPVRPTEAEPAKVLEVTYRDRDPERVSAVLHALAETFMAYGQRDRHQQLERTLSQINKDIEQYLTELEQLQRDLQAVQPTGASLQPSEQMRLLTEQYRQIHSLRQAARLKAVEAYGRFQGLQQQLNMTPAEALAAANLSASPAYQQQLAQIQDVDRQIAENLAIFREGTPILLALEEQRNALVAQLQTIAAEVIGEQYRVENPTALGFQGAVSQTLITNYLMAWIEYDTQQRYDAKLAAPQAAIARELQQLSSQLPKLGRIENRIRTAHHSLEGLNKARQAVQLQLAQDNFAWQLLTDIDNTPVIPTVSRLHLLLLGAIASLAVGVLAVVIADALDNTFSSAEQVQATLKLPLLGRIPTAEGQPNIRLEQIAKIGNVAWRVTQVLPAIGDYEQVQEAFHHLYANLALAGHGRSLAIISPSHGEGRTSVALNLALAATATGKNVLLIDGDLRRPALHRYLGLNDGQGLADLLAQGEASDRLAPQAGLTILTAGQLRQHPVHLLSHESLTRFMGAIADRFDWVIVDTPPLLSAVDAKLWSAVVDQTLLVLKLHQSSPMNVRRALQESFFTTDLLGVVVRE from the coding sequence TTGGCCACAGTCACGTACGTGGTACTGAACCCACCATCCTATGAAGCGCGTTTTCGGCTGCTGGTTGAACCCACTAGAACTACTCTACCTGACTCGCCGGCTGCTGCTACAGAAGGGATAGCAGGCACTCTGCCGGAATCTCAGCCTGCTTTACCGCCACCGATACCTACACAGTCGGATGTGGAGACGCAAATTGTTGTGCTTGGGAGCGATAAAGTCCTTGCGCCGGTGGCTGAGCAGATGCAGACTTCTACCCATGATCTGAGTCAGCGGCTCACAATTCGCCCGGTGCGTCCTACAGAAGCAGAGCCAGCGAAAGTGCTTGAGGTTACCTATCGCGATCGCGATCCGGAGCGGGTGAGTGCAGTGCTGCACGCCTTGGCAGAGACATTTATGGCTTACGGCCAGCGCGATCGCCACCAGCAACTGGAACGCACCCTCAGCCAAATCAACAAAGATATTGAACAGTACCTCACGGAGCTAGAGCAACTGCAACGGGACTTGCAGGCGGTGCAACCCACTGGAGCCAGCCTGCAACCATCGGAACAGATGCGTTTATTGACGGAGCAATATCGCCAAATCCACTCCTTGCGGCAAGCAGCCCGCCTCAAAGCAGTAGAAGCCTATGGCCGCTTTCAAGGGCTACAACAACAGCTAAACATGACTCCCGCTGAAGCCCTAGCGGCTGCTAACTTAAGCGCATCCCCCGCCTATCAACAGCAACTGGCACAGATTCAGGACGTGGATCGGCAGATTGCTGAAAATCTGGCGATTTTCCGCGAAGGGACTCCCATTCTTCTTGCCCTTGAGGAGCAGCGCAATGCTCTGGTGGCACAATTGCAAACCATTGCGGCTGAGGTGATTGGTGAGCAGTATCGGGTTGAGAATCCTACCGCTCTGGGGTTTCAGGGAGCTGTCTCCCAAACGTTGATTACCAACTATTTGATGGCATGGATTGAGTACGACACCCAACAGCGCTATGATGCCAAACTGGCAGCTCCCCAAGCGGCGATCGCTAGGGAATTACAGCAGTTAAGCAGCCAATTACCAAAACTGGGTCGCATTGAAAACCGCATCCGCACGGCTCATCACTCCCTTGAGGGGTTGAATAAGGCGCGGCAAGCGGTGCAATTACAACTTGCTCAAGACAATTTTGCATGGCAGCTCCTCACAGATATTGACAATACTCCCGTCATCCCAACGGTCTCGCGACTGCATTTACTGCTCCTCGGGGCGATCGCCAGCCTTGCTGTAGGCGTTCTGGCAGTTGTCATTGCAGATGCCCTTGACAATACCTTTAGCAGTGCCGAACAGGTTCAGGCTACCCTTAAGTTGCCCCTACTGGGGCGTATCCCCACAGCGGAAGGACAACCGAACATCCGCCTCGAGCAGATAGCGAAGATTGGTAATGTGGCATGGCGGGTGACCCAAGTGCTGCCAGCGATCGGCGATTACGAACAGGTACAAGAAGCGTTCCATCATCTTTACGCCAACTTGGCGCTAGCAGGCCATGGTCGCTCCCTTGCTATTATTTCCCCTAGCCATGGTGAAGGTCGCACCAGTGTTGCCCTCAATCTGGCCTTGGCGGCTACTGCCACCGGCAAAAACGTCTTACTTATTGATGGGGATTTGCGGCGACCCGCTCTGCATCGCTATCTTGGCTTAAATGATGGCCAAGGCTTAGCGGATCTGTTAGCGCAGGGAGAAGCCAGCGATCGCCTTGCGCCACAGGCCGGTTTAACCATCCTCACAGCTGGTCAACTGCGACAGCACCCAGTGCACCTCCTCAGCCATGAATCGCTCACCCGTTTCATGGGGGCGATCGCCGACCGCTTTGATTGGGTAATTGTAGATACACCACCCCTGCTAAGCGCTGTGGATGCAAAGCTATGGTCAGCGGTTGTGGATCAAACACTATTGGTGCTGAAGCTGCATCAGTCATCCCCAATGAACGTGCGCCGCGCCTTACAAGAATCTTTCTTCACCACAGATCTCTTAGGAGTAGTGGTACGGGAGTGA
- a CDS encoding methyltransferase domain-containing protein — translation MNDNSVDFVFSHAVLEHIRLAEFELIQTELYRVLKPSGTCSHTVDLRDHLGGQLNNLRFKHQIWESDLFASSGFYTNRIQLNRMMNIFESVGFEVQLVNVRRWDQLPTPRKKMAPEFALLPEDILNVSGFDILVKK, via the coding sequence ATAAATGATAATTCCGTTGATTTTGTTTTTTCTCACGCTGTATTAGAGCACATTCGACTAGCAGAATTTGAACTGATCCAAACAGAATTGTATCGAGTACTCAAACCAAGTGGAACTTGTTCTCACACAGTCGACCTCAGAGATCATTTAGGCGGTCAGCTCAATAATTTGCGTTTTAAACATCAGATATGGGAATCGGATCTTTTTGCCTCTTCAGGATTTTACACAAACCGCATACAATTAAACAGAATGATGAATATTTTTGAATCGGTAGGCTTTGAGGTACAACTTGTCAACGTACGCCGATGGGATCAACTACCAACCCCTCGAAAAAAAATGGCGCCTGAATTTGCTTTACTACCAGAAGATATACTCAATGTTTCGGGTTTTGATATTCTTGTAAAAAAATAG
- a CDS encoding glycosyltransferase family 4 protein: MTRMKVLHIITGLSNGGAEAVLFRLVTHDAQNQHVVVSLTGEGKYGPLLRAMGVDVVTLDMPRRRLTWRGLRGLWLVLRRLRPDVVQTWMYHADLVGGIAARAAGIPVVWGIRNTTLELGRSSRATIWVARACARLSRHVPARIVACAQAARAVHAELGYDAQRMVVIPNGYDLGHFVPDSAARQRLRTDWGVADDVALIGMVARFHPQKDHANLIDALALLTQRGLRYAAVLVGTGMTPDNAELTQRISAAGLAERVRLLGVRPDVPAIMSALDVHVLSSASGEAFPNVLAEAMACGTPCVTTDVGDAATIVGDTGWVVPPRNPEALADALQAALTAWRDHTAWRARQRACRERIQENFGIEAMVARYRYVWQEAGISLMIRL; encoded by the coding sequence ATCACGCGCATGAAGGTTTTACACATCATCACCGGCCTCAGCAATGGCGGCGCAGAAGCTGTGCTGTTTCGCCTCGTCACCCACGACGCGCAGAACCAGCACGTGGTGGTGTCGCTGACTGGCGAGGGCAAATATGGCCCCTTGCTCCGCGCGATGGGGGTCGACGTCGTGACCCTAGACATGCCGCGCAGGCGGCTGACGTGGCGTGGGTTGCGTGGACTGTGGCTGGTGCTGCGACGGCTGCGGCCTGACGTGGTGCAGACCTGGATGTACCACGCTGACTTGGTCGGCGGCATTGCGGCCCGCGCGGCGGGCATCCCGGTCGTGTGGGGTATCCGCAACACGACGCTGGAGCTTGGCCGCTCCTCGCGTGCCACGATATGGGTAGCGCGCGCCTGTGCACGGCTGTCCCGGCACGTGCCAGCGCGTATCGTGGCGTGCGCACAGGCGGCACGGGCGGTGCATGCCGAACTGGGCTATGACGCCCAGCGGATGGTCGTGATCCCCAACGGCTACGACCTAGGGCACTTCGTGCCCGACAGTGCAGCCCGTCAGCGCCTGCGCACCGATTGGGGTGTCGCGGATGATGTTGCGCTGATTGGAATGGTGGCGCGGTTTCATCCGCAAAAGGATCACGCCAATTTGATCGATGCGCTGGCCCTGCTCACCCAGCGAGGACTGCGCTACGCGGCGGTGCTGGTGGGCACCGGCATGACGCCCGACAACGCCGAGCTCACGCAGCGCATCTCTGCTGCCGGACTGGCGGAACGTGTGCGTCTGCTCGGCGTGCGACCGGATGTGCCAGCCATCATGTCGGCGCTGGATGTGCATGTATTGTCATCAGCCAGCGGCGAAGCCTTCCCCAACGTTCTCGCTGAGGCGATGGCCTGCGGCACGCCCTGCGTGACCACCGATGTCGGCGACGCGGCCACTATCGTGGGCGACACGGGCTGGGTGGTGCCACCCAGGAACCCCGAGGCGCTGGCGGATGCCCTACAGGCCGCCTTGACAGCGTGGCGCGACCACACGGCATGGCGGGCACGCCAGCGGGCATGCCGCGAGCGGATCCAAGAAAACTTTGGCATCGAGGCAATGGTGGCGCGGTATCGATATGTATGGCAGGAAGCCGGGATTTCGCTTATGATTCGCTTATGA
- a CDS encoding glycosyltransferase, translating into MTEKVSIFLPSLNGGGAERVMVTLANGFAARGYAVDLVLATAQGPYLKDVRPEVQIVNLRAGRVIKALLPLARHLRRTRPAALLSAMNHANVVAALAHRWSGVPSRLVLSEHNTISVVAQRERSVAGRIVYALVPWMYRWADSLTAVSQAAARDLEQFAHLPAGAVRAIYNPFDLQRIHRMAHNEPRHPWLAPGQPPVVLAIGRLTEQKNFSTLIRAFAQSRLRGNARLLILGEGPLRPALLAEAAACGLKEEDFQMPGFIDNPYAFLARAGVFVLSSRWEGLPGVLIEAMACGTPVVSTDCPSGPNEILEGGRWGRLVPVGDSAALANAIDAVLAAPRDSLPNVRLRAADFDQERAIDTYLAALGLPPVPGNPSRA; encoded by the coding sequence ATGACGGAAAAGGTTTCGATTTTCCTCCCCTCCCTCAACGGCGGCGGTGCCGAGCGGGTCATGGTCACGCTGGCCAACGGCTTCGCGGCGCGTGGCTATGCCGTAGATCTTGTGCTGGCCACGGCGCAAGGGCCGTATTTGAAGGATGTACGGCCCGAGGTGCAGATCGTGAACCTACGGGCGGGGCGTGTTATCAAGGCGCTGTTGCCGCTGGCACGCCATCTGCGGCGTACCCGACCAGCGGCATTACTGTCGGCCATGAACCATGCCAATGTCGTGGCCGCGCTCGCGCATCGTTGGTCGGGCGTTCCCAGCCGTTTGGTGCTTTCAGAACATAACACCATCAGTGTCGTGGCCCAGCGGGAGCGGAGTGTCGCGGGGCGTATCGTGTATGCGCTGGTGCCATGGATGTACCGTTGGGCTGATAGCCTCACTGCCGTATCACAGGCGGCAGCGCGCGACCTCGAGCAGTTTGCACACCTTCCCGCCGGCGCGGTGCGTGCCATCTACAATCCTTTTGACCTTCAGCGCATCCATCGGATGGCGCACAATGAACCACGACACCCCTGGCTCGCACCCGGCCAGCCGCCGGTCGTGCTCGCCATTGGACGGCTCACCGAACAAAAAAACTTTTCAACGCTGATTCGCGCCTTCGCGCAAAGCCGATTACGCGGCAATGCCCGACTACTGATTTTGGGCGAGGGGCCGCTGCGGCCAGCCCTATTGGCCGAGGCTGCCGCCTGCGGTCTGAAGGAAGAGGATTTTCAGATGCCCGGTTTCATCGATAATCCGTATGCGTTTCTTGCGCGCGCAGGGGTTTTCGTGCTCTCTTCGCGCTGGGAAGGTTTGCCAGGCGTGTTGATCGAAGCCATGGCGTGTGGTACGCCGGTGGTAAGCACCGATTGCCCCAGCGGTCCCAACGAGATTCTGGAGGGTGGCCGGTGGGGCCGATTAGTACCCGTGGGCGATAGTGCGGCACTAGCCAATGCCATCGATGCGGTGCTGGCTGCCCCGCGCGACAGCTTGCCCAACGTACGCCTGCGCGCTGCGGATTTTGACCAGGAGCGCGCGATCGACACCTACCTCGCGGCCCTCGGGCTGCCTCCGGTTCCGGGGAACCCATCACGCGCATGA
- a CDS encoding class I SAM-dependent methyltransferase — protein MRALRDQLPNLKGRVLDVGCGEKPYRPLFSQATDYVGIDVVEVEGADITVVPSGIWPLDDASFDVVFATQVVEHVQYLSHTLSEISRVCKPGGLIVLSFPFLYNEHGAPSDFQRFTIHGAAQLLPYEIEMLERQGGFGSTLVILSLNWLNDMLNTNKLTRFVKVLVFPLWVPFCLAMNLFGLLLDAIDATKNYYNNVLVIFRKS, from the coding sequence ATGCGGGCTTTGCGAGATCAATTACCAAACTTGAAGGGGCGTGTCTTGGATGTGGGCTGCGGTGAGAAGCCTTATCGTCCATTATTTTCCCAAGCAACCGATTATGTGGGCATCGATGTTGTGGAGGTAGAGGGAGCAGATATCACTGTGGTTCCTTCTGGCATTTGGCCTCTAGATGATGCCTCATTTGATGTTGTGTTTGCCACACAGGTGGTTGAGCATGTGCAATATCTTTCACATACACTTAGTGAGATATCACGCGTTTGTAAGCCCGGTGGACTGATCGTGCTATCTTTCCCATTCCTGTATAATGAGCATGGAGCACCATCTGATTTCCAGCGCTTTACGATACACGGTGCTGCACAATTGTTGCCTTATGAAATCGAAATGTTGGAGCGCCAAGGTGGGTTTGGTAGTACGCTAGTGATTCTGAGTTTGAATTGGCTAAACGATATGCTTAATACCAACAAGCTGACGCGCTTCGTCAAAGTGCTGGTATTTCCGCTGTGGGTGCCTTTTTGCCTTGCGATGAACTTGTTTGGTCTATTACTAGATGCCATTGATGCTACAAAAAATTACTATAACAATGTGCTTGTGATCTTTCGCAAGTCTTAG
- a CDS encoding glycosyltransferase family 4 protein gives MEEAMNCLFFIHSMRAGGAERVTANLASHWVERGWEVTVVTLESREQDFYDLPLAVQRVDLNLAEESRDPLDAVINNLRRIAALRSVLRKIQPDVAIGMMSTAAVLLLLAAWRLSCVTIVSEHIYPPMIPLKPMWERLRRWAYPLAHRVVMLTIEGLDWLSEEIPKARGVVIPNPIPFPLHSSEPLIEPDSVIEQGRRLLLAVGRLDKQKGFDHLLQVFSHLAPSNPDWDLVILGEGPLRTELEFLARQLGLQERASLPGRAGNICDWYQRADLYVMSSRFEGFPNSLGEAMAHGCPAVSFDCDTGPRDIIRHNVDGLLVPNGDVAALKDALEYLMRDEKLRKQFAAKAVDVRDRFSLEKISEMWAALLNELQHEALESGS, from the coding sequence TTGGAAGAAGCAATGAACTGTTTGTTTTTCATTCACTCCATGCGCGCTGGTGGTGCAGAGCGAGTTACAGCTAACCTAGCTAGTCACTGGGTTGAGCGGGGTTGGGAGGTCACGGTAGTGACTTTGGAGTCTCGAGAACAAGATTTCTATGATCTCCCCCTAGCAGTGCAGCGCGTTGATTTAAATTTGGCGGAAGAAAGCCGCGATCCGCTGGATGCGGTCATTAATAATCTAAGACGTATAGCGGCCTTGCGCTCGGTCTTACGTAAAATTCAACCGGATGTCGCGATTGGCATGATGAGCACTGCTGCTGTTCTTCTATTACTGGCGGCATGGCGTTTGTCCTGTGTCACCATTGTTTCTGAGCATATCTATCCGCCCATGATACCTCTGAAGCCAATGTGGGAGAGGCTGCGGCGATGGGCTTACCCTCTGGCTCATAGAGTTGTCATGCTCACTATAGAAGGACTAGATTGGTTGAGTGAAGAGATACCCAAGGCACGTGGGGTGGTAATACCTAATCCCATTCCTTTTCCATTGCATAGTTCAGAACCACTGATAGAACCTGATTCAGTGATTGAGCAGGGGCGTAGGTTGTTGCTAGCAGTTGGGCGCCTAGATAAACAGAAGGGATTTGATCATCTGCTGCAAGTTTTTTCACACCTCGCGCCAAGTAACCCTGATTGGGATTTGGTTATTCTAGGTGAGGGGCCATTGCGCACGGAGTTAGAGTTTTTGGCTCGACAACTCGGATTGCAGGAGCGAGCTTCGCTACCGGGTCGAGCAGGTAATATTTGCGACTGGTATCAGCGCGCCGATCTCTACGTAATGAGTTCCCGCTTTGAAGGCTTTCCTAACAGCCTTGGTGAGGCAATGGCGCATGGTTGCCCAGCAGTCAGTTTCGACTGCGACACTGGCCCTCGTGACATCATCCGTCATAATGTGGATGGCCTGCTGGTACCCAATGGTGATGTTGCTGCATTGAAAGATGCCCTAGAATACCTGATGAGAGATGAGAAATTGCGCAAGCAATTTGCTGCCAAGGCGGTGGACGTACGTGATCGGTTTTCGCTAGAAAAAATTTCGGAGATGTGGGCAGCTTTATTGAATGAACTGCAGCACGAAGCATTAGAGAGTGGATCATGA
- a CDS encoding class I SAM-dependent methyltransferase, which produces MNQEKIWDYFQNNPEIGSLAFNADARYRFIANKIVSGSDVLNIGVGKGGLELMLLDKRVNVYCLDPNKESIRKIQEEFGLAERAKFGYAQAIPFDDSSFDVVVMSEVLEHLSDEVLNKTVKECHRVLRKGGRFIGTVPADEVLLESRVVCPDCGKVFHRWGHLQEFSEQRLRQLLERQFDRCVISRHYFGNWQTLNWKGKISWLLKKICVFLGIRGSSENFFFSAWKKQ; this is translated from the coding sequence ATGAATCAAGAAAAAATTTGGGATTACTTTCAAAATAACCCAGAAATAGGCAGCCTGGCGTTTAATGCTGATGCCCGTTATCGGTTTATTGCAAACAAGATTGTATCTGGCTCGGATGTCTTGAATATTGGTGTAGGCAAAGGTGGTCTCGAACTAATGCTTTTAGACAAGAGAGTTAATGTTTACTGCCTTGATCCAAATAAAGAATCAATACGAAAAATCCAAGAAGAATTTGGCTTAGCTGAACGAGCAAAATTTGGTTATGCGCAAGCAATACCATTTGATGACAGCAGTTTTGATGTAGTTGTGATGTCAGAGGTTCTAGAGCACCTCTCTGATGAAGTGCTCAACAAAACTGTGAAGGAATGTCATAGGGTTCTTCGTAAGGGTGGAAGGTTTATTGGAACTGTGCCCGCCGATGAGGTTTTATTAGAGAGTCGTGTGGTATGCCCTGATTGTGGAAAAGTGTTTCATCGATGGGGGCACTTACAGGAATTTAGCGAGCAACGGCTAAGACAGCTCTTGGAGCGGCAATTTGATCGTTGCGTTATTAGCCGTCACTATTTTGGCAACTGGCAGACTCTTAATTGGAAAGGAAAAATTAGTTGGCTGCTTAAAAAAATTTGTGTATTTCTTGGGATCAGAGGAAGTAGCGAGAATTTCTTTTTCTCTGCTTGGAAGAAGCAATGA
- a CDS encoding TylF/MycF/NovP-related O-methyltransferase has product MVNFSRVFKSFRYIRCLINPSSCDKYTNFRLLTALAGHLLPSYKFNWPEIEWWNDDEFNRFLMKFDELNGFDCYRRWTLKQLLRLTAHVDGDTAECGVFRGCSSYLILLANKNSTKTNQKVHHIFDSFEGLSDPSLVDGNHWSRGDLSSSVNEVISNLSPFTIDKDFLIYQGWIPDRFDELNDREFSFVHVDVDLYQPTIDSFRFFYPRLKKGGILLCDDYGFDTCPGVKKAVEEYFENKPEQMLALPDGGGFIIKGTPVLG; this is encoded by the coding sequence ATGGTCAATTTTTCTAGAGTATTTAAATCATTTAGATACATTCGCTGTTTAATTAACCCAAGTAGCTGTGATAAATATACGAATTTTAGGCTGCTTACAGCTCTTGCTGGGCACCTGCTTCCATCATATAAATTTAATTGGCCAGAAATAGAGTGGTGGAATGATGATGAATTCAACAGATTTTTGATGAAATTTGATGAATTAAATGGGTTTGACTGCTATCGTCGCTGGACACTTAAGCAATTACTTAGACTTACTGCACATGTTGATGGTGACACTGCTGAATGTGGTGTTTTTCGTGGTTGCAGTAGTTACTTAATTCTTCTCGCAAACAAAAACTCAACAAAGACAAATCAAAAAGTTCATCATATTTTTGATTCTTTTGAAGGTTTAAGCGATCCGAGCTTAGTGGATGGTAACCATTGGAGTAGAGGTGACTTAAGTAGTTCGGTAAATGAGGTCATCTCTAATTTATCGCCATTTACTATTGATAAAGATTTTTTGATCTATCAAGGTTGGATACCTGACCGATTTGATGAATTAAACGATAGGGAATTTAGTTTCGTTCATGTCGATGTCGATCTTTATCAGCCAACGATTGATTCATTTCGATTCTTTTATCCTAGATTGAAAAAAGGTGGAATCCTGCTTTGTGATGATTATGGGTTTGATACGTGTCCTGGTGTTAAAAAAGCTGTAGAAGAATATTTTGAAAACAAACCAGAACAAATGCTTGCACTTCCTGATGGAGGCGGTTTCATAATTAAAGGTACTCCTGTCTTGGGTTGA
- a CDS encoding RNA-guided endonuclease InsQ/TnpB family protein encodes MFGCQQVLLNPNNELKGVMEFVCSEANKLTNQGIYYARQLHFKTGQWIGKHSLSYEYKTSKHFQALYSQAAQQTLISVYESFKSYRALLKLWRGGELAEKPKMPNYRKKGGLAVVSYPKQALKLVDGMIRVPLGQLVKVWFQIDSFTVPMPSNLKFEDIKELRILPRNGCFYAEFVYRLKPVQVDVDPMRVLGIDSGLNNWLTCVSNVGTSFIVDGLHLKSLNRWYNKQIAKLKEGKPQGFWSKRLAQLTEKRNRQIRDAVNKAARIVIDHCTRNRIGRIVFGWNQRQKDGSNLGKKTNQKFVQIPTARLKERIAQLAEQYGIEFVETEESYTSQASFVDGDFLPTFGEKPDSWKSSGKRTKRGLFRTAQNWYINADCNGAANILRKVATMLGLSLSGVGRGSLTAPTRIKLWVTAQGKSEATRLQPVA; translated from the coding sequence ATGTTTGGATGTCAGCAAGTTTTGCTCAACCCCAATAACGAACTTAAGGGGGTGATGGAATTTGTCTGCTCTGAGGCAAACAAGCTAACCAATCAGGGCATCTACTATGCTCGTCAACTGCACTTTAAGACCGGGCAGTGGATTGGCAAGCATAGCCTGAGTTACGAATACAAGACCAGTAAGCACTTCCAAGCTCTTTACTCCCAAGCTGCACAGCAAACCTTGATTTCGGTCTACGAGTCGTTTAAGTCCTACCGAGCATTGTTGAAACTGTGGCGAGGTGGAGAACTGGCAGAGAAACCCAAGATGCCAAATTATCGCAAGAAGGGAGGGTTGGCAGTAGTCAGCTATCCCAAACAAGCGCTGAAGTTGGTTGATGGGATGATCCGGGTTCCGCTGGGGCAGTTAGTGAAAGTGTGGTTTCAGATTGACTCGTTTACTGTCCCCATGCCCTCCAATCTCAAATTTGAGGACATCAAGGAACTGCGGATTCTGCCGCGCAACGGGTGTTTCTACGCTGAGTTTGTCTATCGGCTGAAACCTGTTCAGGTTGATGTAGACCCGATGCGGGTGCTGGGCATCGATTCGGGATTAAACAACTGGCTCACCTGCGTCAGCAATGTGGGAACCAGCTTCATTGTGGATGGACTGCACCTGAAATCGTTGAACCGCTGGTACAACAAGCAAATTGCCAAGCTGAAAGAAGGTAAGCCTCAAGGCTTTTGGTCAAAGCGACTGGCACAACTCACTGAGAAGCGCAATCGGCAGATACGTGATGCAGTGAACAAAGCGGCCAGGATTGTGATTGACCATTGCACCCGTAACCGGATTGGTCGGATTGTATTTGGCTGGAACCAGCGGCAAAAGGACGGTTCCAACCTGGGCAAGAAGACCAATCAGAAGTTTGTGCAGATCCCAACTGCGAGATTGAAAGAGCGGATTGCTCAATTAGCGGAGCAGTACGGGATAGAGTTTGTTGAAACTGAGGAGTCGTATACCTCTCAAGCATCGTTTGTGGATGGTGACTTTTTGCCGACATTCGGTGAAAAACCTGATAGCTGGAAGTCATCGGGGAAGCGGACGAAGCGAGGCTTGTTCAGGACTGCTCAGAATTGGTACATCAACGCGGATTGTAATGGCGCTGCCAACATCCTGCGTAAAGTAGCGACGATGCTTGGATTGAGTCTGAGCGGAGTTGGTAGGGGGTCTTTGACTGCCCCCACCCGTATTAAGTTGTGGGTGACAGCTCAAGGGAAAAGCGAAGCAACGCGGCTTCAGCCCGTTGCGTAG
- a CDS encoding class I SAM-dependent methyltransferase, whose amino-acid sequence MSEPKNLHKNIDPEVVRGFGDEWSRFTYINLNEKVLEQMFSDYFSLLDWSRLPPKAVCADLGCGSGRWSKFVAQRVGHLILVDASPEALEVAKINLKNFTNVSFINSSIEDLPIENESLDFAFCLGVLHRMPNPAAGIDSIAAKLKKGAPCLIYVYYAFDNRCFIYQILWGCSDWIRRLVSRLPYILRFFISQIISIFIYWPLARMALLLDYLRLLPDSWPLAYYRDKPFYVMRNDALDRFETKLEHRFSRFEINEMLTNAGFNNIRFSDRPPYWCTLAIKS is encoded by the coding sequence ATGTCTGAGCCTAAGAATTTACACAAAAATATAGATCCTGAAGTCGTTCGTGGTTTTGGTGATGAGTGGTCTAGATTCACTTACATAAACTTGAACGAGAAAGTATTAGAGCAAATGTTTTCGGATTACTTTTCTTTACTTGACTGGTCAAGATTACCACCTAAAGCTGTGTGTGCAGATTTAGGCTGTGGTAGTGGTCGTTGGTCTAAATTTGTAGCTCAACGGGTTGGCCATCTCATTCTAGTTGATGCTAGTCCAGAAGCTTTAGAGGTTGCAAAAATAAACCTCAAGAACTTTACAAATGTTAGCTTTATTAACTCTTCTATTGAAGACTTACCTATAGAAAATGAATCTCTAGATTTTGCATTTTGTCTTGGTGTTCTTCACCGTATGCCTAATCCAGCAGCAGGTATTGATAGTATCGCTGCTAAGCTTAAAAAAGGTGCTCCATGTTTAATTTATGTTTACTACGCATTTGATAATCGTTGCTTTATTTATCAAATTTTATGGGGGTGTAGTGACTGGATACGTCGCTTAGTATCTCGCTTACCTTATATTTTGCGCTTTTTCATTAGTCAAATTATAAGTATATTTATCTATTGGCCATTGGCAAGAATGGCATTGCTTTTAGATTACTTGCGCTTACTACCTGATTCTTGGCCATTAGCGTATTACCGTGATAAACCATTTTATGTAATGAGAAATGATGCCCTAGATCGATTTGAAACAAAATTAGAGCATCGCTTTAGTCGATTTGAAATCAATGAAATGCTAACTAATGCTGGTTTTAATAATATTCGCTTTTCGGATCGTCCACCTTATTGGTGTACACTGGCCATCAAGAGTTAG